The Benincasa hispida cultivar B227 chromosome 11, ASM972705v1, whole genome shotgun sequence genome has a segment encoding these proteins:
- the LOC120091793 gene encoding uncharacterized protein LOC120091793: MAFSAFSPLPFPVSLGFHRPQSLTTALPRFSYPCASLSSSSSESGSAKSSPPTDNLVSSNGTSPPFVEPTRAPDSNFSYAFANPSPAGGSLHPILGFMQSTESSIERVIFDFRFLALLAVGGSLAGSFLCFLNGCVYICDAYKVYWSSCVKGIHTGQMVLRLVEAIDVYLAGTVMLIFGMGLYGLFISNVSPDEPPPVDRALKGSSLFGMFALKERPKWMKISSLDELKTKVGHVIVMILLVKMFERSKMVTIATGLDLLSYSVCIFLSSASLYILHNLHRPE; the protein is encoded by the exons ATGGCGTTTTCTGCTTTCTCCCCGCTTCCATTCCCCGTCTCTTTAGGGTTCCACCGCCCTCAATCTCTGACCACCGCCCTTCCTCGCTTTTCCTACCCTTGTGCTTCTTTGAGCTCTTCCTCTTCCGAATCTGGATCCGCCAAATCATCACCCCCCACTGATAATCTTGTTTCCTCCAATGGAACTTCCCCTCCCTTCGTTGAACCCACCAGAGCTCCCGACTCTAATTTCTCCTACGCCTTTGCTAACCCTTCTCCTGCCGGTGGTTCTCTTCACCCCATTCTTGGGTTTATGCAATCCACTGAATCCTCAATTGAAAGG GTTATTTTTGACTTCCGTTTCTTGGCCCTGCTTGCAGTTGGAGGTTCACTGGCGGGTTCATTCTTGTGCTTTCTCAAT GGCTGCGTTTATATTTGTGATGCATATAAAGTTTACTGGTCAAGCTGTGTCAAAGGGATTCACACCGGACAAATGGTTCTGCGACTTGTTGAAGCTATTG ATGTATATCTTGCTGGAACCGTCATGTTAATTTTTGGGATGGGCCTTTATGGATTGTTTATCAGTAATGTGTCTCCTGATGAACCTCCTCCTGTTGATCGTGCCCTGAAAGGATCCTCTCTGTTTGGAATGTTTGCCTTGAAG GAAAGGCCAAAATGGATGAAAATTAGCTCTCTTGATGAGCTGAAAACAAAAGTCGGACATGTTATTGTTATGATTCTTTTAGTGAAAATGTTCGAGAGAAGCAAGATGGTTACAATAGCAACTGGTCTTGATCTACTCAGTTATTCCGTCTGCATTTTCCTGTCTTCTGCTTCTTTATACATCCTCCATAATCTACACAGGCCAGAATAG